The following coding sequences lie in one Spinacia oleracea cultivar Varoflay chromosome 1, BTI_SOV_V1, whole genome shotgun sequence genomic window:
- the LOC110791151 gene encoding protein FAR1-RELATED SEQUENCE 6-like, which translates to MESRANDEKAADVNCCRFTRSLVGEFAVERKFQKLYTDAKFVEVQIQCMRVCYVTPITSKVVSDVEVEHTVSDKVWVWSKFLRKEISLAGRKRIYVVMFNKETSFAKCDCKHFECHGIMCRHIIKVLDMEDVENVPAGYIVDRWRKDIQRKHTLVKVAYHDPEKTEEVKRYDRIMNAVEPAALRGSLSKQKLDLVIEGIMNIVLRLDESDALSAVGDNEAGALTSGGNRMAIVGPTTPGSVNKPPNSVGDDTTTLTPPVMVKDPVPRGENKNPARKQVRKN; encoded by the exons ATGGAAAGTAGGGCCAATGATGAAAAAGCTGCTGATGTGAACTGCTGTCGTTTTACTCGGTCTTTGGTTGGAGAGTTTGCTGTGGAGAGGAAGTTCCAGAAACTATATACGGATGCGAAGTTCGTTGAAGTCCAGATCCAATGTATGCGGGTATGTTACGTAACACCTATTACTTCGAAAGTAGTTTCTGATgtggaggttgagcatacggtgTCTGACAAAGTATGGGTATGGTCCAAGTTCTTGAGAAAGGAAATATCTTTGGCAGGCCGGAAGCGTATATACGTCGTGATGTTCAACAAGGAGACCTCATTTGCAAAGTGTGACTGCAAACATTTCGAGTGCCACGGCATTATGTGTAGGCACATCATTAAGGTGTTGGACATGGAGGATGTGGAAAATGTGCCTGCTGGATATATAGTTGACCGATGGAGGAAAGATATACAACGCAAGCACACTCTTGTGAAGGTTGCTTATCACGATCCCGAGAAAACAGAAGAAGTTAAGCGCTATGACCGGATTATGAATGCGGTGGAACCTGCTGCCCTCCGTGGATCACTTTCCAAGCAGAAGCTGGATTTGGTCATAGAAGGTATTATGAATATTGTGTTACGTCTTGATGAGAGTGATGCTCTTTCAGCAGTTGGTGATAACGAAGCTGGTGCACTGACTTCCGGGGGGAACAGGATGGCGATTGTTGGTCCTACGACACCAGGCTCCGTTAACAAACCTCCAAACAGCGTTGGGGATGATACTACCACACTTACCCCCCCTGTTATGGTTAAAGATCCTGTTCCACGCG GTGAGAATAAAAACCCCGCAAGGAAGCAAGTCAGGAAAAACTAG